In Pogoniulus pusillus isolate bPogPus1 chromosome 2, bPogPus1.pri, whole genome shotgun sequence, the following are encoded in one genomic region:
- the ITGB2 gene encoding integrin beta-2: MLRNCCLWLLVVTCVLLRLTTAFAMECPKIKVATCKDCIQSGPGCAWCKNPNFTKAGEPDSVRCDTIEQLQQRGCPRHEIEFPVNIITRIQDNPLSNEIQLTPQKVHLKLRIGQPAEFEVRFRRAMGYPIDLYYLMDLSYSMLDDLEKVKKLGGELLRALENTTPSRRIGFGSFVDKTVLPFVNTHPKKLQNPCPNKDEQCQPPFAFKHILSLTDNAKKFESEVGKQFISGNLDAPEGGLDAMMQAAVCGDLIGWRNVTRLLVYATDDGFHFAGDGKLGGILTPNDGQCHLEDNMYKKSNEFDYPSVGQLVQKLAENNIQPIFAVTSKVVDVYKKLSEMIPKSAVGELNEDSSNIIELIQEAYKNLSSQIILDHSILPDVLDVKYDSTCKDKVIRDKATGQCNNVKINEEINFKVKVTAKECITSQSFTIRPLGFTDTLTVHLDSNCNCNCSEQPDPTTCNGKGRIVCGICSCNSGYTGKNCECDTKGKTSKELESSCRKDNSSVTCSGLGDCVCGQCICHTSDVPGKKIYGTFCECDNMKCEFHNGFPCGGKERGTCDCGECKCVPGYHGSACQCKKSTDGCLNARGNECSHRGTCHCNRCQCQDGYQPPFCEECPGCTSPCGRYFSCVECKAFLSGPFEKNCSEACPNIQVVEESKQVSRQCKEKDSQNCWISFRMAQEDGNEMYTVTVDPDKECPEPPNIALIVGSSIAGVALIGLVLLLIWRLLTELFDRREFRRFEKEKSKAKWNDADNPLFKSATTTVVNPRFNE, translated from the exons ATGTTGCGTAAttgctgcctctggctgctggtcgtaacctgtgtgctgctgcgGCTGACAACAG CCTTTGCTATGGAGTGCCCCAAGATCAAAGTGGCAACATGCAAGGACTGCATCCAGTCTGGTCCTGGGTGTGCCTGGTGCAAGAATCCG AATttcaccaaagctggtgagccAGACTCCGTCCGCTGCGACACcattgagcagctgcagcagaggggatgTCCACGCCATGAGATTGAGTTTCCAGTCAACATCATTACAAGAATACAGGATAATCCCTTAAGCAATGAGATACAGCTGACTCCTCAGAAGGTGCACCTCAAATTGAGGATAG GCCAGCCTGCTGAATTTGAGGTGAGGTTTCGCCGTGCCATGGGGTACCCCATTGATCTCTACTACCTGATGGACCTCTCCTACTCTATGTTGGATGACCTGGAGAAGGTTaagaagctgggaggggagctgctaAGAGCACTAGAGAATACCACCCCTTCTCGTCGCATAG GGTTTGGCTCTTTTGTGGACAAGACTGTGCTGCCCTTTGTGAACACACACCCCAAGAAGCTGCAGAACCCTTGCCCCAACAAGGACGAGCAGTGCCAGCCTCCATTTGCCTTCAAGCACATCCTCTCACTGACTGACAATGCCAAGAAGTTTGAGAGTGAAGTGGGGAAGCAGTTCATCTCAGGGAACCTGGATGCCCCAGAAGGGGGGCTGGATGCCAtgatgcaggcagcagtgtgtggg GACTTGATTGGCTGGCGTAACGTGACTCGCTTGCTGGTGTACGCTACCGATGATGGCTTCCACTTTGCTGGCGATGGCAAGCTTGGGGGCATCTTAACCCCCAACGATGGCCAGTGTCACTTGGAGGACAACATGTACAAAAAGAGCAATGAGTTT GACTACCCATCTGTTGGCCAGCTGGTCCAGAAACTTGCTGAAAACAACATTCAGCCCATTTTTGCTGTCACCAGTAAAGTGGTGGATGTTTACAAG AAACTCAGTGAGATGATCCCAAAGTCAGCAGTGGGAGAGCTGAACGAAGATTCCAGCAACATCATTGAACTCATCCAGGAGGCCTACAAG AACCTCTCTTCCCAGATCATCCTGGACCACTCCATCCTGCCAGATGTCCTTGATGTCAAATATGACTCCACATGCAAGGATAAAGTCATCCGGGACAAAGCAACAGGGCAGTGCAACAACGTCAAGATCAATGAAGAG ATCAATTTCAAAGTGAAAGTCACAGCCAAGGAGTGCATCACAAGCCAGTCCTTCACCATTCGGCCACTGGGCTTCACAGACACTCTCACCGTTCACCTGGACAGCAACTGCAACTGcaactgcagtgagcagccGGACCCAACCACCTGCAATGGGAAAGGCAGGATTGTCTGTGGGATATGCAG CTGCAATTCTGGCTACACAGGGAAGAACTGCGAGTGTGATACCAAAGGCAAGACCAGcaaggagctggagagcagctgccgGAAGGACAACAGCTCAGTCACCTGCTCGGGGCTGGGGGACTGTGTGTGTGGTCAGTGCATCTGCCACACCAGCGATGTGCCTGGCAAGAAGATCTATGGCACTTTCTGCGAGTGTGACAATATGAAATGCGAGTTTCACAATGGCTTCCCCTGCGGTGGCAAAG AACGTGGGACATGTGACTGTGGGGAGTGCAAGTGTGTACCTGGGTACCATGGCAGTGCCTGCCAGTGCAAGAAGTCAACAGATGGCTGCTTGAACGCACGTGGCAATGAGTGCAGCCACCGCGGAACCTGCCACTGCAACCGCTGCCAGTGCCAGGACGGATACCAGCCCCCCTTCTGTGAGGAATGCCCAGGCTGCACCTCGCCCTGTGGAAGATATTT CTCCTGCGTAGAGTGCAAGGCCTTCCTGAGTGGCCCCTTTGAGAAGAACTGCTCTGAGGCCTGCCCCAATATACAAGTGGTTGAGGAGTCAAAGCAGGTGAGTAGGCAGTGCAAGGAGAAGGACTCTCAGAACTGCTGGATCTCCTTCCGTATGGCCCAGGAGGATGGCAATGAGATGTACACTGTCACCGTTGATCCTGACAAAG AGTGCCCAGAGCCTCCCAACATTGCACTGATTGTGGGCAGCAGCATTGCTGGAGTGGCCCTCATtggcctggtgctgctgctgatctGGCGGCTCTTGACAGAGCTGTTTGACCGCCGGGAATTCCGCCGGTTTGAGAAGGAGAAGTCCAAGGCCAAGTGGAATGAT GCTGATAACCCCCTCTTCAAGAGTGCCACCACCACCGTTGTGAACCCCAGGTTCAATGAATAA